One segment of Clostridium ljungdahlii DSM 13528 DNA contains the following:
- the lysS gene encoding lysine--tRNA ligase: MSKDEKKLHALEEKSNELIRERLQKFEDLKEAGKDPFDVYKVERTHTSKEVKDNYDTLEGKDVTVAGRLISKRVHGKAGFSDLYDRYGKIQLYIRINDVGEEKLKEYKSYDIGDILSVTGRVFKTKTEEISIHITDFELVAKSLKPLPEKWHGLKDPDLRYRQRYVDLIINSDVRDTFLKRTAIIKSIREFLDNKDYIEVETPILSSIAGGAAAKPFTTHHNALDIDMYLRIATELYLKRLIVGGFEKVYEIGKCFRNEGMDIRHNPEYTSIELYEAFADYNDMMEITENMIAYVCEKVLGTTKVVYEDTEIDFKPPWNRITMVEAVKKFANVDFDEVKDDEEAREIAKGKHIELKKELKDCSKGDILDAMFEEFCEEKFIQPTFVMDYPVEISPLTKKKRGNPKFTERFEGFIFGREICNAYSELNDPIVQRERFMQQLKERELGDDEAYMMDEDFLNALEIGMPPTGGLGIGVDRLVMFLTNATSIRDVILFPTMKPNQQQ, encoded by the coding sequence ATGTCAAAAGACGAAAAGAAATTACATGCACTAGAAGAAAAGTCTAATGAGCTCATTAGGGAGAGACTGCAAAAATTTGAAGACCTTAAAGAAGCAGGAAAAGATCCTTTTGACGTATATAAAGTAGAAAGGACACATACTTCAAAAGAAGTAAAGGACAACTATGATACTTTAGAAGGTAAAGATGTAACTGTAGCAGGAAGGCTTATTTCGAAAAGAGTTCATGGAAAAGCTGGATTTTCCGATTTGTATGATAGATATGGAAAGATACAGTTATATATAAGGATAAACGATGTAGGTGAAGAGAAATTAAAAGAGTACAAATCCTATGATATTGGTGATATTTTATCTGTAACTGGTAGGGTATTTAAAACTAAAACAGAAGAAATATCAATTCATATTACAGATTTTGAACTGGTAGCTAAGTCTCTCAAACCGCTTCCAGAAAAATGGCATGGCTTAAAAGATCCAGATTTGAGATATAGGCAGAGATATGTGGATTTAATAATAAACAGTGACGTTAGAGATACTTTCTTGAAGAGAACTGCCATAATAAAGTCAATAAGAGAATTCCTAGATAATAAGGACTACATAGAAGTGGAGACTCCAATACTTTCGTCAATAGCTGGAGGAGCTGCAGCAAAACCTTTTACAACCCATCATAATGCACTTGATATAGATATGTATTTGAGAATTGCTACAGAACTATATCTTAAAAGACTTATAGTTGGTGGTTTTGAAAAAGTATATGAAATAGGTAAATGCTTTAGAAATGAAGGTATGGATATAAGGCACAATCCAGAATACACATCTATTGAATTATATGAAGCTTTTGCAGATTATAACGATATGATGGAAATTACTGAAAATATGATAGCCTATGTATGTGAGAAAGTCCTTGGTACTACAAAGGTAGTTTATGAAGATACGGAAATAGACTTTAAGCCACCATGGAATAGAATTACTATGGTAGAAGCAGTTAAAAAATTTGCAAATGTAGATTTTGATGAAGTGAAAGACGATGAAGAAGCTAGAGAAATTGCTAAAGGAAAACATATTGAATTAAAGAAGGAACTGAAGGATTGTTCAAAGGGTGATATATTGGATGCTATGTTTGAAGAATTTTGCGAAGAAAAGTTTATTCAACCTACTTTTGTAATGGATTATCCTGTAGAAATATCACCTCTTACTAAAAAGAAAAGAGGAAATCCTAAGTTTACGGAAAGATTCGAAGGATTTATATTTGGAAGAGAAATATGTAATGCATATTCAGAACTAAATGATCCTATAGTGCAGAGAGAAAGATTTATGCAGCAGCTAAAAGAAAGAGAACTAGGTGATGATGAGGCATATATGATGGATGAAGATTTCTTAAATGCACTTGAGATAGGCATGCCTCCAACTGGAGGTTTGGGAATAGGAGTAGATAGACTTGTAATGTTCCTTACGAATGCCACTTCAATAAGGGATGTTATATTATTTCCTACAATGAAGCCAAATCAACAGCAGTAA
- the greA gene encoding transcription elongation factor GreA has protein sequence MSGSKKYVMTYEGITKLEDELEYLKTAKRREIMEKIKVALSFGDLSENSEYDSAKNEQAFVEGRIVQLENMLKNATIVDEEEIPPGVVGIGSIVKVRDYDFNEEVEYLIVGSAEADPINNKISNESPVGKGLVGKKAGDIVEVQVPDGVSKYEILSIRR, from the coding sequence ATGAGTGGATCAAAAAAATATGTAATGACCTATGAAGGAATAACAAAGCTTGAGGATGAATTAGAATATTTAAAAACAGCTAAAAGAAGAGAAATTATGGAAAAGATTAAAGTAGCACTTTCTTTTGGAGATTTAAGTGAAAATTCAGAGTATGATAGTGCTAAAAATGAACAAGCATTTGTAGAAGGAAGAATAGTACAACTTGAAAATATGCTAAAAAATGCTACTATAGTAGATGAAGAAGAAATTCCGCCAGGAGTAGTAGGCATAGGATCTATTGTAAAAGTTAGGGACTATGATTTTAATGAGGAAGTAGAATATTTGATTGTAGGTTCTGCAGAAGCGGATCCAATTAACAATAAAATATCCAATGAATCTCCAGTAGGTAAAGGACTTGTAGGTAAAAAAGCTGGAGATATAGTTGAAGTACAGGTTCCAGATGGAGTTAGTAAGTACGAGATACTTAGTATAAGAAGATAA
- a CDS encoding glycine--tRNA ligase, translated as MSFEKTMDKVVALAKSRGFVYPGSDIYGGLANTWDYGPIGVELKNNVKKVWWQKFVHESEHNVGIDCAILMNNEVWVASGHVGNFSDPLMDCKECKARFRADKLVEEHMTAQGVEKASADGWSNEKLEKYIDDNNIVCPSCGKKNFTDIRQFNLMFKTFQGVTEDSKSEIYLRPETAQGIFVNFKNVQRTSRKKIPFGIAQIGKSFRNEITPGNFTFRTREFEQMELEFFCKPGTDLEWHDYWKKYCWNFLLSLGIKEENIRFRDHDKEELSHYSNATSDIEYLFPFGWGELWGVADRTDYDLKQHQEHSGKDMTYLDTVTKEKYIPYCIEPSVGADRAVLAFLVDAYDEEELEGGDVRTVLHFHPAIAPFKAAILPLSKKLSEKALEVYNILRKDFNVEYDDAGSIGKRYRREDEIGTPYCITVDFDTMDDNTVTVRDRDTMEQFRIKIEELSAFIQEKVQF; from the coding sequence ATGTCTTTTGAAAAAACTATGGATAAAGTAGTAGCTTTAGCTAAAAGTAGAGGATTTGTATATCCTGGGTCAGATATATATGGGGGCCTTGCTAATACATGGGATTATGGCCCTATTGGAGTAGAACTAAAAAATAACGTAAAGAAAGTTTGGTGGCAAAAGTTTGTTCATGAAAGTGAACATAATGTAGGAATAGACTGTGCCATACTTATGAATAATGAAGTTTGGGTAGCTTCAGGTCATGTGGGGAACTTTTCTGATCCACTTATGGATTGTAAAGAATGCAAGGCTAGGTTTAGAGCTGATAAGTTGGTAGAAGAACATATGACAGCACAAGGAGTAGAAAAGGCTAGTGCTGATGGATGGAGCAATGAAAAATTAGAGAAATACATAGACGACAACAATATTGTTTGCCCTAGCTGTGGAAAGAAGAATTTTACTGATATCAGACAATTTAATCTTATGTTTAAAACATTTCAAGGAGTTACAGAGGATTCAAAATCAGAAATATATCTGAGACCTGAAACTGCACAGGGGATATTCGTAAATTTTAAAAATGTTCAAAGAACAAGTAGAAAAAAGATACCTTTTGGAATAGCACAAATAGGTAAATCTTTTAGAAATGAAATAACTCCAGGAAACTTTACTTTTAGAACTAGAGAATTTGAACAGATGGAACTTGAATTTTTCTGTAAACCGGGAACTGACTTAGAATGGCATGATTATTGGAAAAAGTATTGCTGGAATTTCTTATTGAGTCTTGGAATAAAAGAAGAAAATATAAGATTTAGAGATCATGATAAGGAGGAACTTTCCCATTATAGTAATGCCACTTCTGATATTGAATATTTATTTCCATTTGGATGGGGCGAGCTTTGGGGTGTAGCAGATAGAACGGATTATGATTTAAAACAGCATCAAGAGCATTCTGGTAAGGATATGACTTATTTAGATACGGTAACTAAGGAAAAATATATACCATACTGTATAGAACCTTCTGTAGGAGCTGATAGAGCTGTACTTGCATTTTTAGTTGATGCATATGATGAAGAAGAATTAGAAGGAGGAGATGTAAGGACAGTACTACATTTTCACCCTGCTATAGCTCCATTTAAAGCAGCTATTTTACCTCTTAGTAAAAAGTTATCAGAAAAAGCTTTAGAAGTATACAACATTTTAAGAAAAGATTTTAATGTGGAGTATGATGATGCAGGAAGTATAGGTAAGAGATATAGAAGAGAAGATGAAATTGGAACGCCTTATTGTATAACAGTAGATTTTGATACAATGGATGACAATACTGTTACTGTAAGAGATAGGGATACCATGGAGCAGTTTAGAATAAAAATAGAAGAATTATCGGCATTTATACAAGAAAAAGTGCAGTTTTAA
- a CDS encoding type III pantothenate kinase has translation MILVLDAGNTNIVLGVYDENKLISVCRLSTDSKRTADEYGIQVMELFLHEKLDPSDIKGVIISSVVPNIMYSLEHMIMIYFGIVPIIVGPGVKTGINVKYDNPREVGADRIVNAVAAHEMYNRSIIIIDFGTATTFCAVTAKGDYLGGVICPGIKISADALVEKAAKLPRVEITKPQKVICKNTVASMQSGIVYGYIGQVDYIVGKMKKEMIDLGEDEPFVIATGGLAKLINEESKSIDKIDSILTLTGLKIIYDKNKE, from the coding sequence ATGATTCTAGTTCTAGATGCAGGAAATACTAACATTGTTTTAGGAGTATATGATGAAAATAAACTTATTTCAGTATGTAGATTGTCTACAGATTCTAAAAGGACAGCAGATGAATATGGAATTCAAGTAATGGAACTTTTCTTACATGAAAAACTGGATCCTTCAGATATAAAAGGAGTTATCATATCCTCTGTAGTTCCAAATATAATGTACTCATTAGAGCATATGATAATGATATATTTTGGAATAGTTCCAATTATAGTTGGACCTGGAGTAAAAACTGGAATAAATGTGAAGTATGATAACCCAAGAGAAGTAGGGGCAGATAGAATAGTGAATGCTGTAGCAGCTCATGAAATGTATAATAGATCTATAATTATAATAGATTTTGGTACAGCTACTACATTTTGTGCAGTTACTGCAAAGGGAGATTATTTAGGGGGAGTAATATGCCCTGGAATAAAAATATCTGCAGATGCTTTAGTTGAAAAGGCAGCTAAACTTCCAAGAGTGGAAATAACCAAGCCTCAAAAAGTAATATGCAAAAACACAGTTGCTAGTATGCAATCTGGCATAGTGTATGGTTATATAGGTCAGGTGGATTATATAGTTGGGAAAATGAAAAAAGAAATGATAGATTTAGGAGAAGATGAACCTTTTGTAATAGCTACAGGTGGCCTTGCTAAACTGATAAATGAGGAGTCAAAGTCTATAGATAAAATAGATTCTATATTGACATTAACGGGACTTAAGATAATCTATGACAAAAATAAAGAGTAG
- the murD gene encoding UDP-N-acetylmuramoyl-L-alanine--D-glutamate ligase, whose product MKEDFDNFKKFIKNKKTAVVGIGISNRPLINFLLGLGAQVSAFDKKDEGELGEVAKELKKRGVNLVLGKNYLEYLDNFDVIFKTPSMRIDSPALVKAKQNGAYVTSEMEEFIKYCPAKIYGVTGSDGKTTTTTLIYNMLKEQGYKSWVGGNIGAPLFSRIEEIDPEDKVVLELSSFQLMGMDVSPEVAVITNISPNHLDIHKDMEEYVNAKKSIFKYQGNQDVVILNRDNECTNAMVKEAKGKVRQFSIEEELTSGGYLKGDILCIDGKKVCKISEVKLRGMHNVANLLTAFSAIKEDVSVDNMKKVATTFEGVEHRCEFVRELDGVKYYNDSIASSPTRTLAGLRAFDKPVILIAGGYDKKIPFDVLAEEGYSKIKTLILMGATKDKIKKSFEKLKCEKGIDVPIVSVDSLTDAVNVAKELSTNGDIVTFSPACASFDMFPNFEVRGNAFKDIINNF is encoded by the coding sequence ATGAAGGAAGATTTTGATAACTTTAAAAAGTTTATAAAGAATAAAAAGACGGCAGTAGTTGGAATAGGAATAAGTAATAGACCTTTAATTAATTTTTTATTGGGACTAGGTGCACAGGTAAGTGCTTTTGATAAAAAAGATGAAGGGGAACTTGGTGAAGTTGCCAAGGAATTAAAAAAGCGAGGAGTGAATTTAGTATTAGGCAAAAATTATCTCGAATATTTAGATAATTTTGATGTAATATTTAAGACTCCCTCTATGAGAATAGATAGTCCTGCACTTGTAAAAGCTAAACAAAATGGGGCATATGTAACTTCAGAAATGGAAGAGTTTATTAAATATTGTCCTGCTAAGATATATGGAGTAACTGGCAGTGATGGGAAAACTACAACTACTACGCTTATATACAATATGTTAAAGGAACAGGGATATAAAAGTTGGGTTGGCGGAAATATAGGTGCCCCATTATTTTCCAGGATAGAAGAAATAGATCCTGAGGATAAGGTAGTTCTTGAACTTTCAAGCTTTCAACTTATGGGTATGGATGTATCACCAGAGGTAGCTGTGATTACTAATATAAGTCCAAATCATCTTGATATTCATAAGGATATGGAAGAGTATGTGAATGCAAAAAAAAGTATATTTAAGTATCAAGGAAACCAGGATGTGGTCATTCTTAATAGAGATAATGAGTGTACTAATGCTATGGTAAAAGAAGCTAAAGGAAAAGTAAGACAGTTTAGTATTGAAGAAGAATTAACTTCTGGTGGATATTTAAAGGGAGACATTTTATGTATTGATGGGAAAAAAGTATGCAAGATAAGTGAGGTTAAACTTAGAGGAATGCATAATGTTGCAAATTTGCTTACTGCATTTTCTGCAATTAAAGAGGATGTTTCTGTAGATAATATGAAAAAAGTTGCTACTACATTTGAGGGAGTAGAGCATAGGTGTGAATTTGTAAGAGAATTAGATGGAGTTAAATATTATAATGATTCTATTGCCTCTAGCCCTACAAGAACATTGGCAGGATTAAGAGCTTTTGATAAACCTGTAATATTAATAGCAGGTGGATATGATAAAAAGATACCTTTTGATGTTTTGGCGGAGGAAGGATATTCAAAAATAAAAACTTTAATACTTATGGGAGCTACAAAAGATAAAATTAAAAAATCATTTGAGAAACTTAAGTGTGAAAAGGGAATTGACGTGCCTATAGTATCTGTAGATTCACTAACAGACGCAGTAAATGTTGCTAAAGAGTTATCAACTAATGGTGATATTGTGACTTTTTCACCTGCATGTGCTAGTTTTGATATGTTCCCTAATTTTGAAGTTAGGGGCAATGCGTTTAAGGATATAATAAATAATTTTTAG
- the dusB gene encoding tRNA dihydrouridine synthase DusB, which produces MKIGNFELKDNVVLAPMAGVTDRAFRELCIEMKCGFTYTEMISAKALFYDSDRTKQMLKVSSIEKPLGVQIFGSDPLIMAKVCDFFNCNEDIAIIDINMGCPAPKIVKNGEGSALMKNSSLASQIVKEVKKASAKPVTVKMRIGFDFDNINVVDFAQIMEQSGADAVTVHGRTSTQMYNGSANWDIISQVKKKVNIPVIGNGDVFTAEDAIRLFNNTGCDGVMVGRGSMGNPWIFKQICEIRNHQPVIFPSPLEKINLCMEHYRRAIYYNGEDRAVREMRKHIAWYIKGLKNSKEIKDKINCEKKSENVFKILNEYKSLL; this is translated from the coding sequence ATGAAAATAGGAAATTTTGAATTGAAAGATAATGTGGTTTTAGCTCCTATGGCTGGAGTTACAGATAGGGCTTTTAGAGAATTGTGCATAGAGATGAAGTGCGGATTTACCTATACAGAAATGATAAGTGCCAAAGCTCTTTTCTATGATAGTGATAGAACTAAACAGATGCTCAAAGTGTCTTCTATAGAAAAGCCTTTAGGTGTTCAAATATTTGGAAGTGATCCACTTATAATGGCTAAAGTTTGTGATTTTTTTAATTGCAATGAAGATATCGCCATTATAGATATAAACATGGGGTGTCCTGCTCCTAAAATAGTAAAAAATGGAGAAGGATCTGCACTTATGAAAAATTCTTCTCTTGCTTCTCAAATAGTAAAAGAAGTGAAAAAAGCTTCTGCAAAACCGGTTACTGTAAAAATGAGAATAGGATTTGACTTTGATAATATAAATGTAGTGGACTTTGCTCAAATTATGGAACAATCAGGAGCTGATGCTGTGACTGTTCATGGTAGAACTAGCACACAGATGTATAATGGCAGTGCAAATTGGGATATAATAAGTCAAGTAAAGAAAAAGGTCAACATTCCTGTAATCGGAAATGGAGATGTATTTACAGCAGAAGATGCAATTAGACTGTTTAATAATACAGGATGCGATGGGGTAATGGTTGGAAGAGGTTCTATGGGAAATCCGTGGATATTTAAACAGATATGTGAAATCAGAAATCATCAACCAGTTATATTTCCAAGTCCTTTAGAAAAAATAAATTTGTGTATGGAACACTATAGAAGGGCAATATATTATAATGGTGAAGATAGGGCTGTAAGAGAAATGAGAAAGCATATAGCATGGTATATAAAAGGACTAAAAAATAGTAAAGAGATAAAAGATAAAATAAATTGTGAAAAAAAGAGTGAAAATGTATTTAAAATTTTAAATGAATATAAATCTTTGCTGTAA
- the hpt gene encoding hypoxanthine phosphoribosyltransferase, with protein MTNISEDIKEVLLDEGKIKKKVKEIGKRISQDYDGKDLLLVGILKGSVPFMADLLKEITIPCSMDFMAVSSYGNSTKSSGVVRILKDLDFEIENKHILIVEDIIDSGITLAYLVDYLKGRKAKSVEIACLLNKADRRKVSVNAKYIGFEVPDYFLVGYGLDYAEKYRNFPYVGILKEEIYK; from the coding sequence ATGACCAACATTAGTGAAGATATCAAGGAAGTACTACTTGATGAAGGTAAGATTAAAAAGAAAGTTAAGGAAATAGGGAAAAGAATAAGTCAGGATTATGATGGAAAAGATTTGCTCCTTGTAGGTATTCTGAAAGGATCTGTCCCATTTATGGCAGATTTGCTTAAAGAAATAACTATTCCATGTAGCATGGATTTTATGGCAGTTTCAAGCTATGGAAATTCTACGAAAAGCTCAGGTGTTGTTAGAATTTTAAAAGATTTAGATTTTGAAATAGAGAATAAGCACATATTAATAGTAGAAGATATCATAGATTCAGGCATAACCTTAGCCTATCTTGTGGATTACTTGAAGGGAAGAAAAGCTAAGAGTGTAGAAATAGCATGTCTTTTAAATAAAGCCGATAGAAGAAAGGTTAGCGTCAATGCAAAATACATAGGATTTGAAGTGCCTGATTATTTTTTAGTAGGATATGGCCTAGACTATGCAGAAAAGTATAGAAATTTCCCATATGTTGGGATATTAAAAGAAGAAATTTACAAATAA
- the ftsH gene encoding ATP-dependent zinc metalloprotease FtsH: MKKFSSATAWAVVFILVIVAALLLVRTGESSTSISFNDFQKYWLSNDVKSFQLREDKMTVQGSLKNGTAYETVVPSERLFQFIGQHPKDGEVQEMYAKPATIPMWVQYLPTVLLILMLVAFWFMFMQQSQGGGGNRNVMNFGKSRAKMATPDNNKKKVTFADVAGAEEEKAELAEIVDFLKQPKRYIEMGARIPKGVLLVGPPGTGKTLLAKAISGEAGVPFFSISGSDFVEMFVGVGASRVRDLFDQAKKNSPCIVFIDEIDAVGRQRGAGLGGGHDEREQTLNQLLVEMDGFGVNEGIIMIAATNRPDILDPALLRPGRFDRQILVGAPDVKGREEILKVHSKNKHLSDEVKLDVLAKRTPGFTGADLENLMNESALLAVRKSKTLIGMDELEEAVTRVIAGPEKKSRVIDEEDRKLTAYHEAGHAVVMKLLPNSDPVHQISIIPRGMAGGYTMHLPEKDSSYMSKSKLEDEIVGLLGGRVAEKLIIGDISTGAKNDIERATTIAKKMVMDYGMSDLGPIAFGSGHDEVFLGRDLGKGRNFSEEVAFEIDKEIRKLIDESYDKAEKLLSDNLNKLHAVAKQLLEKEKLEANEFEEIFAQA; encoded by the coding sequence ATGAAAAAATTTTCAAGTGCAACGGCCTGGGCAGTAGTTTTTATATTAGTGATAGTTGCAGCATTGTTGCTGGTAAGAACTGGTGAAAGTTCAACATCTATTAGTTTTAATGATTTTCAGAAGTATTGGTTAAGTAATGATGTAAAAAGTTTTCAGCTTAGAGAAGATAAAATGACAGTTCAAGGTAGTTTAAAAAATGGAACAGCATATGAGACTGTAGTCCCATCTGAAAGATTATTTCAATTTATAGGTCAGCATCCTAAAGATGGTGAAGTTCAAGAAATGTATGCTAAACCTGCAACAATACCTATGTGGGTACAATATTTACCAACGGTTCTTTTAATACTTATGCTTGTAGCATTTTGGTTTATGTTTATGCAGCAATCACAAGGTGGCGGTGGAAATCGTAATGTGATGAATTTTGGAAAGAGCAGAGCTAAAATGGCCACGCCAGACAATAATAAGAAGAAAGTTACTTTTGCAGACGTTGCAGGAGCAGAAGAGGAAAAAGCAGAATTAGCAGAAATAGTAGACTTTTTAAAACAACCTAAAAGATATATAGAAATGGGAGCTAGGATACCTAAAGGAGTTTTACTTGTAGGACCTCCAGGAACAGGAAAAACTCTTCTTGCTAAAGCTATATCTGGTGAAGCTGGAGTACCGTTTTTTAGTATATCTGGTTCAGATTTTGTGGAAATGTTTGTTGGTGTAGGAGCTTCTAGAGTTAGAGACTTATTTGATCAAGCCAAAAAAAATTCACCTTGTATAGTTTTTATAGATGAAATAGATGCAGTTGGAAGACAAAGAGGCGCTGGACTTGGCGGAGGACATGATGAAAGAGAACAGACCTTGAATCAACTCTTAGTTGAAATGGATGGATTTGGAGTCAATGAAGGAATAATCATGATAGCTGCTACAAATAGACCTGATATATTAGACCCTGCACTTTTAAGACCTGGAAGATTTGATAGGCAAATACTTGTAGGTGCACCTGATGTTAAGGGAAGAGAAGAAATACTTAAAGTTCACTCTAAAAATAAGCATTTATCAGATGAAGTTAAGTTAGATGTATTAGCTAAAAGAACACCTGGATTTACAGGTGCAGATCTGGAAAATCTTATGAATGAATCTGCACTTTTAGCAGTTAGAAAGAGTAAAACACTAATTGGTATGGATGAGCTAGAAGAAGCAGTAACTAGAGTAATAGCAGGACCTGAAAAAAAGAGTAGGGTAATTGATGAGGAAGATAGAAAGCTTACAGCATATCACGAGGCAGGTCATGCTGTTGTTATGAAACTTTTACCTAATTCAGATCCCGTTCATCAGATAAGTATAATACCTAGAGGAATGGCAGGAGGATATACCATGCACCTTCCTGAGAAGGACAGTTCTTATATGTCAAAGTCAAAACTGGAAGATGAAATTGTGGGTCTTCTAGGAGGAAGAGTAGCAGAAAAATTGATTATAGGCGATATAAGTACTGGAGCCAAAAATGATATTGAAAGAGCTACAACTATAGCTAAAAAAATGGTAATGGATTATGGTATGAGTGATTTAGGTCCTATTGCATTTGGATCAGGACATGATGAGGTATTCTTAGGTAGAGATTTAGGCAAGGGTAGAAACTTTAGTGAAGAAGTAGCTTTTGAGATAGATAAGGAAATAAGGAAATTAATAGATGAAAGTTATGATAAAGCAGAAAAGCTTCTTTCAGATAACTTAAATAAGCTTCATGCAGTAGCAAAACAGCTTTTAGAAAAAGAAAAACTTGAAGCAAATGAATTTGAAGAAATATTTGCTCAAGCCTAA
- the tilS gene encoding tRNA lysidine(34) synthetase TilS — protein sequence MIESVLDTITKNKMFDRGDKVIVAVSGGPDSICLLHILYVLREKLDITLCVAHVNHCLRGKDADGDEEYVKKFCENLKIQFKSLKIDVNHVSQEEGISCESAGRKVRYSFFEKLKDELKAQKIAIAHNANDQAETILMRIMRGAGLDGLVGIRPVRDNIYVRPLICSTRDEIEKYCSLNNLNPRIDKTNLETLYSRNKIRLQLIPYIQENFNKDIIKVLNRFSDTIKIDNEYLSYISQEKFKKHCDIKGEKVIISKEAFLEKEAILSRIIRMSLKIVTGNLKDFERIHILNIIEVQKHSTGKEQMLPNNVLVLNDYGNIIISKNTKKAVSDYKKQYILQVGCNNISPIKSTVYIELVEAKEYIHCKKNKFVQYFDYDKIEGDVTLRNRREGDKFIPLGMTGSKKLKDLFIDLKVSKDKRNDIPIICFGDKIGWIVGYRISELFKVDKNTRNILAIKFESEELGKHDQH from the coding sequence TTGATAGAATCTGTATTAGATACCATCACAAAAAATAAAATGTTTGATAGAGGAGATAAAGTAATAGTAGCTGTATCGGGAGGACCAGATTCGATATGTCTATTACACATATTGTATGTTTTGAGAGAAAAATTAGACATAACTTTATGTGTAGCTCATGTAAATCACTGTCTGAGAGGAAAAGATGCAGATGGAGACGAAGAATATGTAAAAAAGTTTTGTGAAAATTTGAAGATACAATTTAAAAGCTTAAAAATAGATGTAAATCATGTTTCTCAGGAAGAAGGAATATCTTGTGAGAGTGCTGGAAGAAAAGTAAGATATAGCTTTTTTGAAAAACTTAAAGATGAGTTAAAAGCTCAAAAAATAGCTATAGCCCATAATGCTAATGATCAGGCTGAAACAATTTTAATGAGAATTATGCGGGGTGCAGGGCTGGACGGTTTAGTGGGAATAAGACCTGTAAGAGATAATATATATGTTAGACCTCTGATATGCAGTACTAGAGATGAAATTGAAAAATACTGCAGCTTAAATAATCTTAATCCTAGAATTGATAAAACTAATTTAGAAACTTTATATTCTAGGAATAAAATAAGGTTACAACTTATACCATATATACAGGAGAACTTTAATAAAGATATAATTAAAGTATTAAATAGATTTTCTGATACAATAAAAATAGATAATGAATATTTAAGCTATATTTCACAAGAAAAATTTAAAAAACATTGTGACATAAAGGGAGAAAAGGTTATAATATCTAAAGAGGCATTCTTAGAAAAGGAAGCAATATTAAGTAGGATAATAAGAATGTCCTTAAAAATTGTAACTGGAAACTTAAAAGATTTTGAAAGAATTCATATTCTAAATATAATAGAAGTTCAAAAACATTCTACAGGTAAGGAACAGATGCTTCCCAATAATGTATTGGTTTTAAACGACTATGGAAATATTATAATAAGTAAAAATACAAAAAAAGCTGTATCAGATTATAAAAAGCAGTATATACTGCAAGTTGGATGCAATAATATCTCCCCAATTAAATCTACCGTGTACATAGAGCTAGTTGAAGCTAAAGAATATATACATTGTAAGAAAAATAAGTTCGTACAGTATTTTGATTATGATAAGATAGAAGGAGATGTTACATTACGAAATAGGAGAGAAGGGGATAAGTTTATACCACTTGGAATGACTGGAAGTAAGAAATTAAAAGACCTGTTTATAGATTTAAAAGTATCAAAAGATAAAAGAAATGATATTCCTATCATATGTTTTGGAGACAAAATTGGATGGATTGTTGGATATAGAATAAGCGAACTTTTTAAAGTTGATAAGAATACTAGAAATATTTTAGCTATAAAATTTGAAAGTGAGGAACTAGGAAAGCATGACCAACATTAG